One Streptomyces sp. L2 genomic window carries:
- the dnaE gene encoding DNA polymerase III subunit alpha — protein sequence MSKPPFTHLHVHTQYSLLDGAARLKDMFNACNEMGMTHIAMSDHGNLHGAYDFFHSAKKAGITPIIGIEAYVAPESRRNKRKIQWGQPHQKRDDVSGSGGYTHKTMWAVNSTGLHNLFRLSSDAYAEGWLQKWPRMDKETISQWSEGIVASTGCPSGEVQTRLRLGHFDEALKAAADYQDIFGKDRYFLELMDHGIDIEHRVRDGLLEIGKKLGIPPLVTNDSHYTYAHEAGAHDALLCIQTGKNLSDPDRFKFDGTGYYLKSTDEMYAIDSSDAWQEGCANTLLVAEMVDTEGMFLKRDLMPKFDIPEGYTEVTWFKEEVRRGMERRFPGGVPDDRQKQVEYEMDIIIQMGFPGYFLVVADFIMWAKNNGIAVGPGRGSAAGSIVAYAMGITDLDPIPHGLIFERFLNPERVSMPDVDIDFDERRRVEVIRYVTEKYGADKVAMIGTYGKIKAKNAIKDSARVLGYPYAMGDRLTKAMPADVLGKGIDLNGITDSSHPRYNEAGEIRSMYENEPDVKKVIDTAKGVEGLVRQMGVHAAGVIMSSETITEHVPVWVRHTDGVTITQWDYPSCESLGLLKMDFLGLRNLTIMDDAVKMVKSNKGTDIDLLSLPLDDPTTFELLQRGDTLGVFQFDGGPMRSLLRLMKPDNFEDISAVSALYRPGPMGMDSHTNYALRKNKLQEITPIHKELEEPLKEVLDVTYGLIVYQEQVQKAAQIIAGYSLGEADILRRVMGKKKPDELAKNFTIFQAGAQKNGYTDEAIQALWDVLVPFAGYAFNKAHSAAYGLVSYWTAYLKANYPAEYMAALLTSVKDDKDKSAIYLNECRRMGIKVLPPNVNESVHNFAAQGDDVILFGLEAVRNVGTNVVESIIRSRKAKGKYVSFPDYLDKVEAVACNKRTTESLIKAGAFDTMGHTRKGLTAQYEPMIDNVVAVKRKEAEGQFDLFGGGDEDSSEPGFGLDVEFTTEEWDKTYLLAQEREMLGLYVSDHPLFGLEHVLSDKADAGISQLTGGEHADGAVVTIGGIISGLQRKMTKQGNAWAIATVEDLAGSIECMFFPATYQLISTQLVEDAVVFVKGRLDKREDVPRLVAMELMVPDLSNAGTNAPVVLTIPATRVTPPMVSRLGEILSHHKGDSEVRIKLQGPRKTTVLRLDRHRVKPDPALFGDLKVLLGPSCLAG from the coding sequence GTGTCCAAGCCGCCGTTCACGCACCTGCACGTCCACACCCAGTACTCGCTGCTGGACGGCGCCGCGCGGCTGAAGGACATGTTCAACGCGTGCAACGAGATGGGCATGACGCACATCGCCATGTCCGACCACGGCAACCTCCACGGGGCGTACGACTTCTTCCATTCCGCGAAGAAGGCCGGAATCACCCCGATCATCGGGATCGAGGCGTATGTCGCCCCCGAGTCCCGGCGCAACAAGCGCAAGATCCAGTGGGGCCAGCCGCACCAGAAGCGCGACGACGTCTCCGGCTCCGGCGGTTACACCCACAAGACGATGTGGGCGGTGAACAGCACCGGCCTGCACAACCTCTTCCGCCTCTCCTCCGACGCGTACGCCGAGGGCTGGCTGCAGAAGTGGCCCCGGATGGACAAGGAGACCATCTCCCAGTGGTCCGAGGGCATCGTCGCCTCCACCGGCTGCCCCTCCGGCGAGGTGCAGACCCGGCTGCGCCTCGGCCACTTCGACGAGGCCCTCAAGGCCGCCGCCGACTACCAGGACATCTTCGGCAAGGACCGCTACTTCCTGGAGCTGATGGACCACGGCATCGACATCGAGCACCGGGTCCGCGACGGCCTGCTGGAGATCGGCAAGAAGCTCGGCATCCCCCCGCTGGTCACCAACGACTCGCACTACACCTACGCGCACGAGGCCGGCGCGCACGACGCCCTGCTGTGCATCCAGACCGGCAAGAACCTCTCCGACCCCGACCGCTTCAAGTTCGACGGCACCGGCTACTACCTGAAGTCCACCGACGAGATGTACGCCATCGACTCCTCGGACGCCTGGCAGGAGGGCTGCGCCAACACCCTCCTGGTCGCCGAGATGGTCGACACCGAGGGCATGTTCCTCAAGCGCGACCTCATGCCCAAGTTCGACATCCCCGAGGGCTACACCGAGGTCACCTGGTTCAAGGAGGAGGTCCGCCGCGGCATGGAGCGGCGCTTCCCCGGCGGCGTCCCCGACGACCGCCAGAAGCAGGTCGAGTACGAGATGGACATCATCATCCAGATGGGGTTCCCGGGGTACTTCCTCGTGGTCGCCGACTTCATCATGTGGGCCAAGAACAACGGCATCGCCGTCGGCCCCGGCCGAGGCTCCGCGGCCGGCTCGATCGTCGCCTACGCCATGGGCATCACCGACCTCGACCCGATCCCGCACGGCCTGATCTTCGAGCGGTTCCTCAACCCCGAGCGCGTCTCCATGCCCGACGTCGACATCGACTTCGACGAGCGCAGGCGCGTCGAGGTCATCCGGTACGTCACGGAGAAGTACGGCGCCGACAAGGTCGCCATGATCGGCACCTACGGCAAGATCAAGGCCAAGAACGCCATCAAGGACTCCGCGCGCGTGCTGGGCTACCCGTACGCCATGGGCGACCGCCTCACCAAGGCGATGCCCGCCGACGTCCTCGGCAAGGGCATCGACCTCAACGGCATCACCGACTCCTCGCACCCCCGGTACAACGAGGCGGGCGAGATCCGCTCGATGTACGAGAACGAGCCCGACGTGAAGAAGGTCATCGACACCGCCAAGGGCGTCGAGGGCCTGGTGCGGCAGATGGGCGTGCACGCGGCCGGCGTGATCATGTCCAGCGAGACCATCACCGAGCACGTGCCCGTCTGGGTCCGGCACACCGACGGCGTCACCATCACGCAGTGGGACTACCCGAGCTGCGAGTCGCTCGGCCTGCTGAAGATGGACTTCCTCGGCCTGCGCAACCTGACGATCATGGACGACGCCGTCAAGATGGTGAAGTCCAACAAGGGCACCGACATCGACCTGCTGTCGCTGCCGCTCGACGACCCGACGACGTTCGAACTGCTCCAGCGCGGCGACACCCTCGGCGTCTTCCAGTTCGACGGCGGCCCCATGCGCTCGCTGCTGCGGCTGATGAAGCCCGACAACTTCGAGGACATCTCCGCCGTCTCCGCGCTCTACCGTCCCGGCCCGATGGGCATGGACTCGCACACCAACTACGCGCTGCGCAAGAACAAGCTCCAGGAGATCACCCCCATCCACAAGGAGCTCGAAGAGCCCCTCAAGGAGGTCCTGGACGTCACCTACGGCCTGATCGTCTACCAGGAGCAGGTGCAGAAGGCCGCCCAGATCATCGCCGGCTACTCGCTCGGCGAGGCCGACATCCTGCGCCGCGTGATGGGCAAGAAGAAGCCCGACGAACTGGCGAAGAACTTCACCATCTTCCAGGCCGGCGCGCAGAAGAACGGCTACACCGACGAGGCCATCCAGGCCCTGTGGGACGTGCTGGTCCCGTTCGCCGGCTACGCGTTCAACAAAGCCCACTCCGCCGCCTACGGCCTGGTGTCCTACTGGACCGCCTACCTGAAGGCCAACTACCCCGCCGAGTACATGGCCGCGCTGCTGACCTCCGTCAAGGACGACAAGGACAAGTCGGCGATCTACCTCAACGAGTGCCGCCGCATGGGCATCAAGGTGCTCCCGCCGAACGTCAACGAGTCGGTGCACAACTTCGCCGCCCAGGGCGACGACGTCATCCTGTTCGGCCTCGAAGCCGTGCGCAACGTCGGCACGAACGTCGTCGAGTCCATCATCAGGAGCCGCAAGGCCAAGGGGAAGTACGTCTCCTTCCCCGACTACCTCGACAAGGTCGAGGCGGTCGCCTGCAACAAGCGCACCACCGAGTCGCTGATCAAGGCCGGTGCCTTCGACACGATGGGCCACACCCGCAAGGGGCTCACCGCACAGTACGAACCGATGATCGACAACGTGGTCGCGGTCAAGCGCAAGGAGGCCGAGGGGCAGTTCGACCTCTTCGGCGGCGGCGACGAGGACAGCAGCGAGCCCGGCTTCGGACTCGACGTGGAGTTCACCACCGAGGAGTGGGACAAGACCTACCTGCTCGCCCAGGAGCGGGAGATGCTCGGGCTGTACGTCTCCGACCACCCGCTCTTCGGCCTCGAACACGTGCTGTCCGACAAGGCCGACGCCGGCATCTCCCAGCTCACCGGCGGCGAGCACGCCGACGGCGCGGTCGTCACCATCGGCGGCATCATCTCCGGCCTCCAGCGCAAGATGACCAAGCAGGGCAACGCCTGGGCGATCGCCACGGTCGAGGACCTCGCCGGCTCCATCGAGTGCATGTTCTTCCCGGCGACGTACCAGCTCATCTCGACCCAACTCGTCGAGGACGCCGTCGTGTTCGTCAAGGGCCGCCTCGACAAGCGCGAGGACGTGCCCCGGCTCGTCGCCATGGAGCTGATGGTCCCCGACCTGTCCAACGCCGGCACCAACGCGCCCGTGGTCCTCACCATCCCCGCGACGAGGGTCACCCCGCCGATGGTCAGCAGGCTCGGCGAGATCCTCAGCCACCACAAGGGCGACAGCGAGGTCCGCATCAAGCTCCAGGGTCCGCGCAAGACCACCGTGCTGCGCCTGGACCGGCACCGGGTCAAGCCCGACCCGGCCCTCTTCGGCGACCTGAAGGTGCTGCTCGGCCCGTCCTGCCTGGCCGGCTGA
- a CDS encoding DUF2252 domain-containing protein, whose translation MSVPQLSDEQRGEEILAVFDTAFGRLLAADPAAFRVKFRKMAASAFAFYRGTACLFYHDLDAEKRGGPYLDDRTSRVWIHGDLHAENFGTYMDSNGRLVFNVNDFDEAYVGPFTWDVKRFSASIALIGYAKALSDEQITELVTIYAAAYRERIHALATGAKSDEVPPFTLDTAQGPLLDALRDARSLTRFGLLDSMTEIRDFERRFAPGGGSIELDAATRYKVLAAFDGYLETLPETSLAHPDSYRVKDVVGRRGIGIGSAGLPSYNILLEGHSDALENDVVIYIKQAQHPAVSRHITDPAIRGYFQHEGHRTVISQRALQAHADPWLGWTELDGTGQLVAEVSPYAVDLDWGDIDDPEEIAAVVADLGRATATMHAAADDTSGESLVPFSTERAIDAALAADEEGFAPLLVDFAHSYGARARADHQVFVDLFRNGRIPGL comes from the coding sequence ATGTCGGTCCCCCAGCTCAGCGACGAGCAGCGCGGCGAGGAGATCCTCGCCGTCTTCGACACCGCCTTCGGCCGGCTCCTGGCCGCCGACCCGGCCGCGTTCCGGGTGAAGTTCCGGAAGATGGCGGCCTCGGCCTTCGCGTTCTACCGGGGCACGGCGTGCCTCTTCTACCACGATCTCGACGCGGAGAAGCGCGGCGGCCCGTACCTGGACGACCGCACCTCGCGCGTGTGGATCCACGGCGACCTGCACGCCGAGAACTTCGGCACGTACATGGACTCCAACGGCCGCCTGGTCTTCAACGTCAACGACTTCGACGAGGCCTACGTCGGCCCGTTCACCTGGGACGTCAAGCGGTTCTCGGCGTCGATCGCGCTCATCGGGTACGCGAAGGCGCTCAGCGACGAGCAGATCACCGAGCTGGTGACGATCTACGCGGCGGCCTACCGGGAGCGGATCCACGCGCTGGCCACGGGCGCCAAGAGCGACGAGGTGCCGCCGTTCACGCTGGACACCGCGCAGGGGCCGCTGCTGGACGCGCTGCGCGACGCCCGCTCGCTGACCCGGTTCGGGCTGCTGGACTCGATGACGGAGATCCGCGACTTCGAGCGCCGCTTCGCGCCGGGCGGCGGCTCCATCGAGCTGGACGCGGCCACCCGCTACAAGGTCCTGGCCGCCTTCGACGGCTATCTGGAGACGCTGCCGGAGACCTCCCTGGCCCACCCCGACTCCTACCGGGTCAAGGACGTCGTCGGCCGCCGCGGGATCGGCATCGGTTCGGCCGGGCTGCCGTCGTACAACATCCTGCTGGAGGGGCACAGCGACGCCCTGGAGAACGACGTCGTGATCTACATCAAGCAGGCGCAGCACCCGGCGGTCTCCCGCCACATCACCGACCCGGCGATCCGCGGCTACTTCCAGCACGAGGGCCACCGCACGGTGATCTCCCAGCGCGCCCTCCAGGCGCACGCCGACCCGTGGCTGGGCTGGACCGAGCTGGACGGCACGGGACAGCTGGTCGCCGAGGTCTCGCCGTACGCGGTGGACCTGGACTGGGGCGACATCGACGACCCGGAGGAGATCGCGGCCGTCGTCGCCGACCTCGGCCGGGCCACGGCCACCATGCACGCGGCGGCGGACGACACCTCCGGCGAGTCCCTGGTGCCGTTCTCCACCGAGCGGGCCATCGACGCGGCCCTCGCGGCCGACGAGGAGGGCTTCGCACCCCTCCTGGTGGACTTCGCGCACAGCTACGGCGCACGCGCGCGCGCCGATCACCAGGTCTTCGTCGACCTGTTCCGCAACGGCCGGATTCCGGGCCTGTAA